Within the Tessaracoccus flavescens genome, the region TGCGCTCAGCGCGTCGAACCGCATCGCCATCGAGCGGGGCGTGACGTTCGAAGGTTTCGCCGACTCGAAGTACGCGTCCGGGGAGTTCTTCGACAAGTACCTCGATCGGGACTGGGAGCCGCAGACGCAGCGGGTGCGTGAGCTGTTCGAGGGCCACCACATCCCCACCCGAGATGACTGGGCCGAGCTGAAGGCGTCCATCCAGGCGCATGGCATCTACAACCAGAACCTGCAGGCCGTTCCGCCGACCGGCTCGATCTCCTACATCAACAACTCCACCAGCTCGATCCACCCGATCGCAGCCAAGATCGAGATCCGCAAGGAGGGCAAGCTCGGGCGCGTCTACTACCCGGCTCCCTTCATGGACAACGACAACCTGGAGTTCTACAAGGACGCCTACGAGATCGGGTACGAGCGGGTCATCGACACCTATGCCGCCGCGACCCAGCACGTCGACCAGGGCCTGTCCCTGACGCTGTTCTTCACCGATGCCGCGACCACCCGCGACATCAACAAGGCCCAGATCTACGCTTGGCGCAAGGGCATCAAGACCATCTACTACATCCGGCTTCGGCAGCAGGCCCTTGAGGGCACTGAGGTCGAGGGCTGCGTCAGCTGCACGCTGTGACGGGGGAGAGCACCATGAACAATCACCTAGCGCATGTCCAGGCGATCAATTGGAATCGGATTCCCGATGACAAGGATCTCGAGGTCTGGAACCGGCTCGTCAACAACTTCTGGCTGCCCGAGAAGGTGCCGCTCAGCAACGACATCCAGTCATGGCAGAGCCTCTCCCATGAGGAGCAAGAGCTGACGATGCGGGTCTTCACCGGTCTCACGCTGCTCGACACCATCCAGGGCACCGTCGGCGCCGTTTCCCTGATCCCGGACGCGCTCACGCCCCATGAGGAGGCGGTTTACACCAACATCGCATTCATGGAGTCCGTCCACGCGAAGAGCTACTCCTCCATCTTCTCCACGCTCTGCTCGACCCAGGAGATTGATGACGCCTTCCGCTGGTCCGTCGAGAACGAGAACCTGCAGCGCAAGGCCAGCATCGTCCTGTCCTACTACGAGGGCGACGAGCCGCTCAAGCGCAAGGTCGCCTCGACCCTGCTGGAGTCGTTCCTGTTCTACTCAGGCTTCTACCTGCCGATGCACTGGTCCAGCAGGGCCAAGCTGACCAACACCGCTGACCTGATCCGACTGATCATCCGCGACGAGGCGGTGCACGGTTACTACATCGGGTACAAGTTCCAGAAGGGCCTCGAGCGCGTCGACGCTGCCAAGCGTGAGGAGATCAAGGACTACACCTTCTCGCTGCTGTTCGAGCTCTACGAGAACGAGGTGCAGTACACCCAGGACCTGTACGACGCAGTCGGGCTGACCGAGGATGTGAAGAAGTTCCTTCACTACAACGCCAACAAGGCCCTGATGAACCTCGGATACGAATCGATGTTCCCGGCCGCGGTGACGGACGTCAACCCTGCGATCCTGGCTGCGCTTTCGCCGAACGCCGACGAGAACCACGACTTCTTCAGCGGTTCGGGGTCGTCGTACGTGATCGGCAAGGCTGTGGCCACGGAAGACGACGACTGGGACTTCTAGTCGACCATGCGGGGGATACCCGGGGCGGGGCTCGGACACCGACATCCAGTCGGATGAGGCGTTGCCTGACGGGATCTGAGCTTCGAGAAGCCCGGTCCTGATCGCCCTGGGCCCTGATGCGGACGGAGTCCACCGAAGCCGATCAGGTGCGGGAGGCGGCAGGTATCGTGGGTGACAACGCCCAAGGTAGGAGGCACGCCATGTCATCCGAGCAGACGGGACCTGAGGTCAACGAGGCAGACCTCGCCGAGCAGCGCGCCGGGATCGACAGCAATGAGGAGCGGGAGCCCGCTGATGGCAGCGCGCCGC harbors:
- the nrdF gene encoding class 1b ribonucleoside-diphosphate reductase subunit beta is translated as MNNHLAHVQAINWNRIPDDKDLEVWNRLVNNFWLPEKVPLSNDIQSWQSLSHEEQELTMRVFTGLTLLDTIQGTVGAVSLIPDALTPHEEAVYTNIAFMESVHAKSYSSIFSTLCSTQEIDDAFRWSVENENLQRKASIVLSYYEGDEPLKRKVASTLLESFLFYSGFYLPMHWSSRAKLTNTADLIRLIIRDEAVHGYYIGYKFQKGLERVDAAKREEIKDYTFSLLFELYENEVQYTQDLYDAVGLTEDVKKFLHYNANKALMNLGYESMFPAAVTDVNPAILAALSPNADENHDFFSGSGSSYVIGKAVATEDDDWDF